From Bacteroidota bacterium, the proteins below share one genomic window:
- the dapF gene encoding diaminopimelate epimerase has product MIKFHKYQGTGNDFIIIDNRENIFDKSNNSLIENLCDRRFGIGADGLILLEMKNNLPQMVYYNSDGKPSSMCGNGGRCFAAFCKEFDLVTNNEMTFEAVDGKHEVLYEPQKIKLKMNDVPAIKPIGSDFELNTGSPHYIVFEQHIDDINIIERARQIRYNNTYKEAGINVNFVEPIDTGIFVRTYERGVEDETYSCGTGVTAAALAYHHTHIMSLGNYIVDVKTKGGLLAVSFNFDKEYNNIWLIGPAVFVYEGEIVL; this is encoded by the coding sequence ATGATTAAATTCCATAAATACCAAGGTACAGGGAATGATTTTATTATCATCGATAATCGTGAAAATATTTTCGACAAAAGCAATAATAGTTTGATAGAAAACTTATGTGACCGCAGGTTCGGTATAGGGGCTGACGGGTTGATATTGTTGGAGATGAAGAATAATTTGCCACAAATGGTATATTACAATTCCGATGGTAAACCCAGCAGTATGTGTGGAAACGGCGGTCGCTGTTTTGCAGCATTTTGCAAAGAATTTGATTTAGTTACAAACAACGAAATGACTTTTGAAGCTGTAGATGGCAAGCATGAAGTGCTATATGAACCCCAAAAGATTAAATTAAAAATGAATGATGTGCCTGCTATTAAACCAATAGGCAGCGATTTTGAATTAAATACAGGTTCGCCACATTATATAGTTTTCGAACAGCATATTGACGATATCAATATTATTGAAAGAGCTCGTCAAATTCGTTATAATAATACTTATAAAGAAGCAGGTATTAACGTAAATTTTGTGGAACCTATTGATACCGGAATTTTTGTACGCACTTATGAAAGGGGGGTGGAGGATGAGACCTACTCTTGCGGTACAGGTGTTACTGCGGCTGCATTGGCATACCACCATACACATATTATGAGCTTGGGAAACTATATAGTGGATGTAAAAACCAAAGGGGGACTTTTGGCTGTTTCTTTCAATTTTGATAAAGAGTATAACAATATTTGGTTGATAGGTCCAGCAGTTTTTGTATATGAAGGAGAGATTGTGCTTTGA